The following proteins come from a genomic window of Blattabacterium cuenoti:
- a CDS encoding ABC transporter ATP-binding protein, which yields MNKNLNQKKSSLKQLIIIALNYRLTLISTILISILISFISAYRPKLIQKAIDIHILYKDFSGLKNVLMLIIMLLFLESIFHFILLYLSNVLAQNVIKKIRILLFEKLLHFKNSFFNRTPIGKLVSYSVSDIETIAVIFNDGILLVAGDVLRIIMIIIMMYTVHQKLSFIVSLTIPFMYVITRFFQKTLKKTFQKERIQTSRLNSFLQEKIIGMSIIQLFHKEKEEYLKFKSINRKLMNAHLKTIFYFSIFFPIVEIISAITISIIIFYGGFHAIEEIGNVKPGQIIAFIFFIYLLFRPMRQIADRFNIIQRGIAGIERIFSILNSKEFISPNRGKLRFKKLKGHIVFKNVHFSYIDNEMVLNGISFEIQPGEKVAIVGATGSGKSTITYLISRLYDIKKGNIWIDGSFIQDIELKNLRSHIRVVTQDTFLFNDSIINNITLGDPSISIGKIEDMAKKIGIHNFITSLPDGYKSIVKERGNSLSIGEKQLISFLRVQMHPYSVLILDEATASLNKELEKMIYQATDLLTKHKTSIIITHRISTLENSNKIFVLDKGSLVEEGSHQRLIRLNGYYAGLYSNKESFK from the coding sequence ATGAACAAAAATTTGAATCAAAAAAAATCTTCCTTAAAACAGTTGATTATAATTGCTTTAAATTACAGACTTACATTAATATCAACAATTCTTATTTCTATATTAATTTCCTTTATTTCTGCTTATCGTCCTAAATTAATACAAAAAGCTATAGATATTCATATTCTTTATAAAGATTTTTCAGGACTGAAAAATGTACTGATGTTAATAATTATGCTTCTTTTTTTAGAAAGTATATTTCATTTTATTTTATTGTATCTATCTAATGTGTTAGCTCAAAATGTAATTAAAAAAATTAGAATTCTTTTATTTGAAAAATTATTACACTTTAAAAATTCTTTTTTTAACAGAACTCCAATAGGAAAATTGGTATCTTATTCTGTATCAGATATAGAAACCATAGCCGTAATATTTAATGATGGAATTTTACTTGTTGCTGGAGATGTTTTAAGAATTATAATGATTATTATTATGATGTATACAGTTCATCAAAAATTATCTTTTATAGTTTCTTTAACTATTCCTTTTATGTATGTCATTACTCGTTTTTTCCAAAAAACGTTAAAAAAAACGTTTCAAAAAGAACGCATTCAAACTTCACGTTTGAATAGTTTTTTACAAGAAAAAATTATAGGGATGTCTATTATTCAACTTTTTCATAAAGAAAAAGAGGAATACTTGAAATTCAAGTCTATTAATCGTAAATTAATGAATGCTCATTTGAAAACCATTTTTTATTTTTCTATTTTTTTTCCTATAGTAGAAATAATTTCTGCAATTACAATAAGTATTATCATATTTTATGGAGGATTTCATGCTATTGAAGAAATAGGAAATGTAAAACCAGGACAAATTATTGCGTTTATTTTTTTTATTTATCTTCTTTTCCGTCCTATGCGACAAATAGCTGATAGATTCAATATCATCCAAAGAGGAATAGCTGGAATAGAACGTATATTTTCTATATTAAATTCTAAAGAATTTATTTCTCCTAATAGAGGAAAATTACGTTTTAAAAAATTAAAGGGACATATTGTATTTAAGAATGTTCATTTTTCTTATATAGATAATGAAATGGTATTAAATGGAATTTCTTTTGAAATTCAACCAGGGGAAAAAGTTGCTATAGTAGGAGCTACCGGTTCTGGAAAATCTACGATTACTTATTTAATTTCTAGATTATATGATATAAAAAAAGGTAATATTTGGATCGATGGATCTTTTATTCAAGATATAGAGTTAAAAAATTTAAGATCCCATATTAGAGTAGTGACACAAGATACTTTTTTGTTTAATGATTCAATTATTAATAATATCACTTTAGGAGATCCGTCTATTAGCATTGGTAAAATAGAAGACATGGCAAAAAAAATAGGAATCCATAATTTTATTACATCTTTGCCTGATGGATATAAATCCATAGTAAAAGAAAGAGGAAATTCACTCTCTATTGGGGAAAAACAATTGATTTCTTTTTTAAGAGTTCAAATGCATCCTTATTCCGTACTAATATTAGATGAAGCGACTGCATCATTAAATAAAGAATTAGAAAAAATGATTTATCAAGCTACAGATCTTTTAACAAAACATAAAACTTCTATTATCATTACTCACCGTATTTCTACATTAGAAAATTCTAATAAAATATTTGTTTTAGATAAAGGATCTCTTGTAGAAGAAGGAAGTCATCAAAGATTAATTCGATTGAATGGATATTATGCTGGATTATATTCTAATAAAGAATCTTTTAAATAA
- a CDS encoding aspartate aminotransferase family protein, whose protein sequence is MKKKKLEKDFFQYQTQINPDPMNIMVNHAEGSYIYGTDGKKYLDFVAGISVNVLGHGNPKIKEAIKKQVDQYLHTMVYGEFIQNPCVSLCKKISENIPYPLTTTYLVNSGTEAVEGALKLAKCYTGRKEIISCKYSYHGSTHGSMSVMGYEDYKKSFIPLLPLIKFITFNHIEELMDSITEKTACVILETIQCSSGIILPNNSFLKEVRKQCHKKKALMILDEIQTGFGRTGKLFAFEHYEIVPDILIIGKGMGGGMPISGFVSSKKIMKTFRNIVPLGHLTTFGGNPVSASASLATLNQIINSDIIEQVPVKEKWIREYLVHNEIKNIHGKGLFLSLELKNKDKVEKVLKTCIKKGLILFRFLFHNNYIRISPPLTITKQEIQKGCSIIIESLNKL, encoded by the coding sequence ATGAAAAAAAAAAAATTAGAAAAAGATTTTTTTCAATATCAAACTCAAATCAATCCGGATCCTATGAATATTATGGTGAATCATGCTGAAGGAAGTTATATTTATGGAACAGATGGAAAAAAATATTTAGATTTTGTAGCAGGTATTTCCGTAAATGTATTAGGACATGGAAATCCAAAAATTAAAGAAGCTATAAAAAAACAAGTAGATCAATACTTGCACACTATGGTATATGGAGAATTTATACAAAATCCTTGTGTAAGTTTATGTAAAAAAATATCAGAAAATATTCCATATCCACTTACTACTACTTATTTGGTAAATTCCGGAACAGAAGCAGTAGAAGGCGCTTTAAAATTAGCTAAGTGTTATACGGGAAGGAAAGAAATTATTTCTTGTAAGTATTCTTATCATGGAAGTACACATGGCTCTATGAGTGTTATGGGATATGAAGATTATAAAAAATCTTTTATACCTCTGTTACCTTTAATAAAGTTTATTACATTTAATCATATAGAAGAATTAATGGATTCTATTACAGAAAAAACTGCTTGTGTAATTTTAGAAACTATTCAATGTTCTTCTGGAATTATATTACCTAACAATTCTTTTTTAAAAGAAGTAAGAAAACAATGCCATAAAAAAAAAGCATTGATGATACTTGACGAAATCCAAACCGGATTTGGAAGAACAGGAAAACTTTTTGCATTTGAACATTATGAAATTGTTCCTGACATTTTAATAATAGGAAAAGGAATGGGAGGTGGAATGCCTATCAGTGGTTTTGTATCATCCAAAAAAATTATGAAAACTTTTAGGAATATTGTTCCTTTAGGACATTTAACTACTTTTGGAGGAAATCCCGTTTCTGCTTCTGCTTCTTTAGCTACTTTGAATCAAATTATCAATTCAGATATCATAGAACAAGTGCCAGTAAAAGAAAAATGGATTCGGGAATATTTGGTTCATAATGAAATCAAAAACATTCATGGAAAAGGTCTTTTTCTTTCTTTAGAATTAAAAAATAAAGATAAAGTGGAAAAAGTTTTAAAAACTTGTATCAAAAAAGGATTAATATTATTTCGTTTTTTATTTCATAACAATTACATACGTATATCTCCTCCATTAACTATCACAAAACAAGAAATCCAAAAAGGATGTTCTATTATTATTGAAAGTTTAAATAAACTTTAA
- a CDS encoding OstA-like protein, protein MKYGFSIFIIFLLLSLNRTFSISNEEKKTIQIIHADLIQNNENQDFVLTGNIHLKYDKYHLFCKKVIYDKTNHKFHGSGNVRLTSGKNKIISQNIVGNFFDFQLSGKVVLFYGKTKLTADTINFNLKKKLLRAINNVVLFFDKIKLTTNMLEYNLISNQIFYKKNSIIHYGDYTICSKEGFFYINKRKIELKHEIKLIGKNYTVYANTLVYLFKQDQIYFHDPAIIVQNTNFDNFIYTKKAVFSFRKKIFLFENYVSIHYNGKIIRGEYLFFDQNKKCGFMRNIFLENTKKKYFLISSGYGKFDLHSGSLILKQNPKIINTSKNNLVFIYSNILKINLKKNDTYSIQAFSIKSFFLNETENIQGTCNFFHYESSNGDMKFYGNPILWFHNQKITGKTIYIQNDETNDSIIKNIKIIKNASYIEKINSEEFNQIEGDIITGFFNKKNSLEKMIIQGNINSIFFLYSNKEKKIINKSSCEFLSIYLDKSQKIRKIFCEKKARSELIPIDQKTPKKFLYLSKFDWKEKDKPKNNQKLLIHKEIEKYKKESLLEKETIKSMVKK, encoded by the coding sequence GTGAAATATGGATTTTCAATTTTTATTATTTTTTTATTATTGTCATTAAACAGAACATTTTCTATTTCTAATGAAGAAAAAAAAACTATACAAATCATTCATGCAGATCTGATTCAAAATAATGAAAATCAAGATTTTGTTTTGACAGGAAATATTCATTTAAAATATGATAAGTATCATCTTTTTTGTAAAAAGGTTATATATGATAAAACAAATCATAAATTTCATGGATCTGGAAATGTAAGATTAACATCAGGAAAAAATAAAATAATATCTCAGAATATAGTAGGAAATTTTTTTGATTTTCAATTATCAGGTAAAGTAGTTTTATTTTATGGAAAAACAAAGTTAACAGCGGATACTATTAATTTTAATTTAAAAAAAAAACTACTTCGAGCTATCAACAATGTTGTTTTATTTTTTGATAAAATCAAATTAACAACTAATATGTTGGAATATAATTTGATATCAAATCAAATTTTTTATAAAAAAAATAGCATTATCCATTATGGAGATTATACCATATGTAGTAAAGAAGGTTTTTTTTACATCAATAAAAGAAAAATAGAGTTAAAACATGAAATAAAATTGATTGGAAAAAATTATACTGTATATGCCAATACGTTAGTATATCTATTTAAACAAGATCAAATCTATTTTCATGATCCCGCTATTATAGTACAAAATACAAATTTTGATAATTTTATTTATACTAAAAAAGCAGTGTTTTCATTTCGAAAAAAAATATTCTTATTTGAGAATTATGTAAGCATTCATTATAATGGTAAAATTATAAGAGGAGAATATTTATTTTTTGATCAAAATAAAAAATGTGGGTTTATGAGAAATATTTTTTTAGAAAATACAAAAAAAAAATATTTTTTGATAAGTAGTGGATATGGAAAGTTTGATCTTCATTCTGGTTCTTTAATCTTAAAACAAAATCCAAAAATTATAAACACATCAAAAAATAATTTGGTTTTTATTTATTCAAATATTTTGAAAATAAATCTAAAAAAAAATGACACATATTCAATTCAAGCTTTTTCTATTAAAAGCTTTTTTCTGAATGAAACTGAAAACATTCAAGGAACATGTAATTTTTTTCATTATGAATCTTCAAATGGTGATATGAAATTTTATGGAAATCCAATATTATGGTTTCATAATCAAAAAATCACTGGAAAAACAATATATATTCAAAATGATGAAACAAATGATTCTATAATCAAGAACATAAAAATTATAAAGAATGCTTCTTACATAGAAAAAATCAATTCCGAAGAATTTAATCAGATAGAAGGAGATATCATCACTGGATTTTTTAATAAAAAAAATTCTTTAGAAAAAATGATAATTCAAGGAAATATTAATAGCATTTTTTTTCTTTATTCTAATAAAGAAAAAAAAATAATTAATAAATCATCTTGTGAATTTTTATCAATTTACTTGGATAAATCACAAAAAATTAGAAAAATTTTTTGTGAAAAAAAAGCACGTTCAGAGTTGATTCCAATCGATCAAAAAACACCTAAAAAATTTCTTTATCTATCTAAATTTGATTGGAAAGAAAAAGATAAACCAAAAAACAATCAAAAACTTCTTATCCATAAAGAAATAGAAAAGTATAAAAAAGAAAGTTTGTTAGAAAAAGAAACAATCAAAAGTATGGTAAAGAAATAA
- a CDS encoding putative LPS assembly protein LptD, producing the protein MHQIRFSIYIIILFISSVSIFYGNEKKENDDEKSNHHDMKNEFFFLKDVFKYQSDIQEHDIKEGKSYLKGNATIEYHNTKVEADYIEFNWKNGDLYAKSKEKSVLFQKENQQYLFKTIQWNLNKQIGEAKNFSLKEKNHIVIANDIVKKKEDILMKKVIYTSDPFFLEKKDNFPDFYLKTDKLKYVYSKQYIFSGPIFFYLYRVPMPIFFPFLYMPITKLKQPSYSGIVYPKFGIQNKKIYIKDIGLFFPISNFLNVKMNASIYNPEKWKIKTKIEYQLNKYNDHGLINFDYQNMSKKQKNYLFQWEHNSDFKSNSEINFNANINYDNIFLYNKNENFSYINIRKKFSNYLWFIDIYMIQNQKEIKFLIPELILHTKNVLFNDKKNFFLNQVNIENKFHFNHSIDFQKVKYFHSVLLNHNMNMTAYFPFFYPYLKISSKILYQDLYAWNSPDFQVSSFQKVDFSTNIVSIPFYKIWKFKNTVLLKHQIQPILSFHMMYFPPVFYNVKNHFEKRINLIFNNNWIIKNPWNCVVDSCKRIKIIKEINSSFIVDHNFIKWEKFQIMGDTDLTKNLKTKYKAGINFVKKEQKNKMIYFDFSFSSHYNINFFPIKNEFQKKGKNRYDYFFFDQNNYAKYSIPLNLKIDFHSNYENELNGEKLFQTLLSLNGSINITKYWKISFHTDYDFLKKKIIFSNIIFDRDLRSFELSFNWIKNSSWSFFIGLKDPNFRNIIQYNEKNLHY; encoded by the coding sequence TTGCATCAAATTCGATTTTCAATTTATATCATAATATTATTCATTTCTTCCGTTTCTATTTTTTACGGAAATGAAAAAAAAGAAAATGATGATGAAAAATCTAATCATCATGATATGAAAAATGAATTCTTTTTTTTGAAAGATGTTTTCAAATATCAATCAGATATACAAGAACATGACATAAAAGAAGGAAAATCATATTTAAAAGGAAACGCCACTATAGAATATCATAATACAAAAGTTGAAGCAGATTATATAGAATTTAATTGGAAAAATGGAGATTTATATGCAAAATCAAAAGAAAAATCGGTTCTTTTTCAAAAGGAAAATCAACAATATTTATTTAAAACAATTCAATGGAATTTAAACAAACAAATAGGAGAAGCAAAAAATTTTTCTTTAAAAGAAAAAAATCATATTGTGATAGCTAATGATATTGTAAAAAAAAAAGAGGACATTTTAATGAAAAAAGTAATATATACATCAGATCCTTTTTTTTTAGAAAAAAAAGATAATTTTCCTGATTTTTACTTAAAAACAGATAAATTAAAATATGTTTATTCAAAACAATATATTTTTTCTGGTCCAATTTTTTTTTATTTGTATAGAGTTCCAATGCCTATTTTTTTTCCGTTTTTATATATGCCTATAACAAAATTGAAACAACCATCTTATAGTGGAATTGTGTATCCAAAATTCGGAATACAAAACAAAAAAATATACATAAAAGATATAGGATTATTTTTTCCCATTTCTAATTTCTTAAATGTTAAAATGAATGCCTCCATATATAATCCTGAAAAATGGAAAATTAAAACAAAAATAGAATATCAATTGAACAAATATAATGATCATGGATTGATCAATTTTGATTATCAAAATATGTCAAAAAAACAAAAAAACTATCTATTTCAATGGGAACATAATTCAGATTTCAAATCAAATTCTGAAATAAATTTCAATGCCAATATTAATTATGATAATATTTTTCTATACAATAAAAATGAAAATTTCTCTTATATAAACATAAGAAAAAAGTTTTCTAATTATTTATGGTTTATAGATATTTATATGATTCAAAATCAAAAAGAAATTAAATTTCTAATTCCAGAACTAATTTTACACACAAAAAATGTGCTATTTAATGATAAAAAAAATTTTTTTTTAAATCAGGTTAATATTGAAAATAAATTTCATTTTAATCATTCTATAGATTTTCAAAAAGTAAAATATTTCCATTCTGTATTATTAAATCACAATATGAACATGACGGCTTATTTTCCTTTTTTTTATCCTTATTTAAAAATTTCATCTAAAATTTTGTATCAGGATTTGTATGCATGGAATTCTCCTGATTTTCAAGTTTCAAGTTTTCAAAAAGTGGATTTTTCAACAAATATAGTCTCTATCCCATTTTATAAAATTTGGAAATTTAAAAACACTGTCCTACTGAAACATCAAATTCAACCTATTTTATCTTTTCATATGATGTATTTTCCTCCCGTTTTTTATAACGTAAAAAATCATTTTGAAAAAAGAATAAATTTGATTTTCAATAATAATTGGATCATAAAAAATCCATGGAATTGTGTTGTTGATTCTTGTAAAAGAATAAAAATTATAAAAGAAATAAACTCCTCATTCATTGTTGATCATAATTTTATAAAATGGGAAAAATTTCAAATTATGGGTGATACTGATTTGACAAAAAATTTGAAAACAAAATATAAAGCAGGAATAAATTTTGTTAAAAAAGAACAAAAAAATAAAATGATATATTTTGATTTTTCTTTTTCTTCTCATTATAACATCAATTTTTTTCCTATAAAAAATGAATTTCAAAAAAAAGGAAAAAATCGTTATGATTATTTTTTTTTCGATCAAAACAATTATGCAAAATATTCAATTCCGTTGAATTTAAAGATTGATTTTCATTCCAATTACGAAAATGAGTTGAATGGGGAAAAATTGTTCCAAACTTTGTTAAGTTTAAATGGATCTATAAATATCACAAAATATTGGAAAATCAGTTTTCATACAGATTATGATTTTTTGAAAAAAAAAATCATATTTTCTAATATAATTTTTGATAGAGATTTAAGAAGTTTTGAATTGAGTTTCAATTGGATTAAAAATTCTTCCTGGTCTTTTTTTATAGGATTAAAAGATCCTAATTTCAGGAATATTATACAGTATAATGAAAAAAACTTACATTATTAA
- a CDS encoding peptidylprolyl isomerase, with protein sequence MKNLNRKFFFIVLFLFCVFHNCFSYSSGLEKLSGISVVVGNDIILDSEIKNRNENKSFCNTDVINNILTQKLMLYYAKKDKNIKISDQELELRIQEFLSEMKKKNKNQEEFLMQLQNKEFLKELTEKIKNQKYIEKFYDQITDDVEVTPKEVKHFLNQKQNQIPFFPKKICVSYIIFYPKLSNINKKKIIDFLNQIKKEIHSDIDFSTKAILFSEDNSSALKGGLIQDVKINNLSPEFVHLVLSLKEGEISKPFETDLGFHIIKLEQKRKNDIDFRHILIKPKYSKNELYKTKLFSESFRKRMIHQKMNLDKIPKLLNQNKIVDVIIQDSIWMEENQLSKNTKKAFLIFKKGEITNPHKEIINGKEAFVIVKLLDEIPSKPLSFEENYNFLKNFVRNIKNKEKIKNWANKILKNTFYVKINC encoded by the coding sequence ATGAAGAATTTAAATAGAAAATTTTTTTTCATTGTACTTTTTTTATTCTGTGTTTTCCATAACTGTTTTTCATATTCTTCCGGTTTAGAAAAACTAAGTGGAATTTCTGTAGTGGTAGGAAATGATATCATTTTAGATTCTGAGATTAAAAATCGTAATGAAAACAAATCATTTTGTAACACGGATGTTATCAATAATATTCTCACTCAAAAATTAATGCTGTATTATGCAAAAAAAGATAAAAATATAAAAATCAGTGATCAAGAATTAGAATTAAGAATTCAAGAATTTTTATCAGAAATGAAAAAAAAAAATAAAAACCAGGAAGAATTTTTAATGCAACTTCAAAATAAAGAATTCTTGAAAGAATTGACGGAAAAAATTAAAAACCAAAAATATATAGAAAAATTTTACGATCAAATAACGGATGATGTGGAAGTTACTCCAAAAGAAGTCAAGCATTTTTTGAATCAAAAACAGAATCAAATCCCTTTTTTTCCCAAAAAGATATGTGTTTCTTATATTATATTTTATCCTAAATTAAGCAATATTAACAAAAAAAAAATAATTGATTTTTTAAATCAAATCAAAAAAGAAATCCATTCTGATATTGATTTTTCCACTAAAGCTATTTTATTTTCTGAAGATAATTCTTCAGCATTGAAAGGGGGGCTTATTCAGGATGTGAAAATAAATAATCTTTCACCAGAATTTGTACATTTAGTTCTTTCTTTAAAAGAAGGAGAAATATCTAAACCGTTTGAAACAGATTTAGGTTTTCATATTATAAAATTGGAACAAAAAAGAAAAAATGATATTGATTTTAGACATATTTTAATCAAACCTAAATATTCAAAAAACGAATTATACAAAACAAAACTATTTTCAGAATCCTTTAGAAAACGCATGATTCATCAAAAAATGAATTTAGATAAAATTCCAAAATTACTGAATCAAAATAAAATTGTTGATGTAATAATACAGGATTCAATTTGGATGGAGGAAAACCAACTTTCTAAAAATACGAAAAAAGCATTTCTTATTTTTAAAAAAGGAGAAATCACTAATCCTCATAAGGAAATCATAAATGGAAAAGAAGCCTTTGTTATCGTAAAATTATTGGATGAGATACCATCTAAACCCCTTTCTTTTGAAGAAAATTACAATTTTTTAAAAAATTTTGTAAGAAACATCAAAAACAAAGAAAAAATAAAAAATTGGGCTAATAAAATTTTAAAAAATACTTTTTACGTAAAAATTAATTGTTAA
- the folK gene encoding 2-amino-4-hydroxy-6-hydroxymethyldihydropteridine diphosphokinase has protein sequence MKEHDVFLLQGSNKENKKKYLDQSLILISEQIGKVIKISSYFESEAWNMKNSSIFYNRALYIKTNYSPIDLLKKILNIEFFIGRRKNSCQGQYQNREIDIDILFYDHIMIYSFILKIPHPLLHLRRFVLEPMCEIAPNKSHPIFNLTILEILGLCIDKLYVKKIL, from the coding sequence TTGAAAGAACATGATGTCTTTTTGTTACAAGGAAGTAACAAAGAAAATAAAAAAAAATATTTGGACCAATCTTTAATTTTGATATCGGAACAAATTGGAAAGGTTATTAAAATTTCATCATATTTTGAAAGTGAAGCATGGAATATGAAAAATTCTTCTATTTTTTATAATAGAGCTTTATACATAAAAACAAATTATTCTCCTATTGATCTGTTAAAAAAAATTTTGAATATAGAATTTTTTATAGGAAGAAGAAAAAATTCTTGTCAAGGACAGTATCAAAATCGAGAAATCGATATAGATATTTTATTTTATGATCATATCATGATTTATAGTTTTATTTTGAAAATTCCACATCCATTATTACATTTAAGAAGATTTGTTTTAGAACCTATGTGTGAAATTGCTCCAAATAAAAGTCATCCAATATTTAATTTAACTATCCTAGAAATTTTAGGATTATGTATAGATAAATTATATGTAAAAAAAATTTTATAA
- the truA gene encoding tRNA pseudouridine(38-40) synthase TruA translates to MRFFIELAYNGKHFFGWQTQKKVSTVEEKLEYCLSKLLKTSINVVGASRTDKGVHAKQMFAHFDFEKKIKNNIVDRLNVFLPESIKVFNIFPVKKNIHARFNAIKRTYKYYLTQEKNPFNQDFSWYCFYHPLNIQKMNIASKRLMKYKDFSSFCKKKTNNNENNVCKIYHADWSSEKKNVLCFTIEANRFLRSMVRAIIGTLIDVGRNKISINEFIKIIELKNSNFCKIIVPACGLFLTRILYPKDIFL, encoded by the coding sequence TTGAGATTTTTTATTGAATTAGCTTATAATGGAAAACATTTTTTTGGATGGCAAACTCAAAAAAAAGTAAGTACAGTGGAAGAAAAATTAGAATATTGTTTATCAAAACTATTGAAAACATCTATAAATGTTGTGGGTGCTAGTAGAACGGATAAAGGAGTACATGCTAAACAAATGTTTGCTCATTTTGATTTCGAAAAAAAAATTAAAAATAATATCGTAGATAGATTAAATGTTTTTTTACCTGAATCTATTAAAGTTTTCAATATTTTTCCAGTAAAAAAAAATATTCATGCCAGATTTAATGCTATAAAACGAACATATAAATATTATTTAACACAAGAAAAAAATCCATTTAATCAAGATTTCTCTTGGTACTGTTTTTATCATCCATTAAATATTCAAAAAATGAATATAGCCTCAAAAAGACTTATGAAATATAAAGATTTTAGTTCCTTTTGCAAAAAAAAAACTAATAACAATGAAAATAATGTATGTAAAATTTATCACGCTGATTGGTCTTCTGAAAAGAAAAATGTTTTATGTTTTACTATTGAAGCTAATCGATTTTTAAGATCGATGGTTAGGGCTATTATAGGGACACTTATTGATGTGGGAAGAAATAAAATTAGTATCAATGAATTTATAAAAATTATAGAATTGAAAAATTCTAATTTTTGCAAAATTATAGTTCCTGCATGTGGTTTATTTCTGACTCGGATTCTCTATCCAAAAGATATTTTTTTATGA
- a CDS encoding rod shape-determining protein yields the protein MGLVVDFMKNIFTQEIAIDLGTANTLIMHNNKVIVDLPSIIAIDVRTKKVLAVGEEAKQMQGKTHENIKIYKPLKDGVIADYQVAELMIKEFLKKVPGVNNKFFTPSLTMVICIPSGITEVEKRAVKDSAQHLNAKEVYLIEEPMAAAIGSGISVTKAEGNMIIDIGGGTTECGVIALGGIVCQKSIKIAGDVFTNDIAYFLRSKYNLYIGERTAEKIKIDIGAAMESIENPPDDIHIQGRDLPTGKPKEMNLSYKETIPALDKSILRIEDAVMETLSRTPPELAADIYKTGIYMAGGGSLLRGLDKRISNKTGLSVSLVEDPLRAVVKGTGVALKNIDKFTFLMK from the coding sequence ATGGGATTAGTCGTTGACTTTATGAAAAATATTTTTACTCAAGAAATAGCTATAGATTTAGGAACAGCAAATACACTGATCATGCATAATAACAAAGTAATAGTAGATTTGCCTTCGATAATAGCTATAGATGTGAGAACAAAAAAAGTGTTAGCCGTAGGGGAGGAAGCTAAACAAATGCAGGGTAAAACACATGAAAATATTAAAATATACAAACCATTGAAAGATGGAGTCATTGCCGATTATCAAGTGGCAGAATTAATGATCAAAGAGTTCCTAAAAAAAGTTCCAGGTGTTAATAACAAATTTTTTACTCCATCATTAACAATGGTAATTTGCATTCCATCTGGAATAACAGAAGTAGAAAAAAGAGCAGTAAAAGACTCCGCTCAACATCTTAATGCTAAAGAAGTTTATCTTATTGAAGAACCTATGGCCGCTGCTATTGGTTCAGGAATTTCTGTAACTAAAGCAGAAGGAAATATGATCATTGATATAGGAGGTGGAACAACAGAATGTGGAGTAATAGCTTTAGGAGGAATAGTCTGTCAAAAATCTATAAAAATAGCTGGAGATGTTTTTACAAATGATATAGCCTATTTTCTTCGTTCTAAATATAATCTGTATATTGGAGAACGAACTGCCGAAAAAATAAAAATAGATATAGGAGCGGCTATGGAATCCATAGAAAATCCTCCAGATGATATTCATATACAAGGAAGAGATCTTCCTACAGGAAAACCTAAAGAAATGAATCTTTCTTATAAAGAAACAATTCCAGCCCTAGATAAATCGATTTTACGAATTGAGGATGCCGTAATGGAAACCCTTTCTAGAACTCCACCGGAACTTGCAGCAGATATTTATAAAACAGGAATATATATGGCGGGTGGAGGTTCTCTTCTAAGAGGATTAGATAAAAGGATCTCCAATAAAACAGGTCTTTCTGTTTCTTTAGTAGAGGATCCTTTGAGAGCTGTAGTAAAAGGGACAGGAGTCGCCCTAAAAAATATTGATAAATTTACATTTTTAATGAAATAG